The Gemmatimonadota bacterium genome has a segment encoding these proteins:
- a CDS encoding family 1 glycosylhydrolase yields MAHPGTPYPLHASRPGVQRADTGRARERAADGFSLGASPPRRTRSRGAHDADGRGPSIWDTFAGQPGAIERGEDGRHACDHYHRWQDDVRLMRELGLSSYRFSVAWPRIQPTGRGAANAAGLAFYDRLVDGLCEAGIRPFGTLYHWDLPRRWRIAAGGPTATPRTGSPTTPRWWSARWETGSGDWSLFNEALHLHVARIPIRAICAWPPQPARFPLGRACGDHGPCPRLSGRQGCPKRRARGLDLCPGPLRTGDQHAGRPVGSKLRGRPLQPPLPPAPPQRPVPTRLSREHPRCRIARQIRR; encoded by the coding sequence ATCGCGCATCCAGGGACCCCATACCCCCTTCATGCATCGAGACCCGGCGTCCAGCGCGCCGACACAGGAAGAGCGCGGGAGCGAGCTGCCGACGGATTTTCACTGGGGGCGTCTCCACCTCGGCGTACCAGATCGAGGGGTGCCCACGACGCGGATGGGCGCGGTCCATCGATCTGGGACACGTTTGCCGGCCAGCCGGGCGCGATCGAACGTGGGGAGGACGGTCGACACGCGTGCGACCATTACCACCGCTGGCAGGACGACGTCAGGCTCATGCGTGAACTGGGGCTGTCGAGTTACCGGTTCTCCGTGGCATGGCCGCGCATCCAGCCAACGGGGCGCGGCGCGGCGAACGCCGCAGGCCTCGCCTTTTATGACCGGCTGGTCGATGGCTTGTGCGAAGCAGGCATTCGCCCGTTTGGGACACTGTACCACTGGGACCTCCCCAGGCGTTGGAGGATCGCGGCGGGTGGCCCCACCGCGACACCGCGGACCGGTTCGCCGACTACGCCGCGTTGGTGGTCGGCGCGCTGGGAGACCGGGTCAGGGGATTGGTCGCTCTTCAACGAGGCCCTTCATCTTCACGTCGCGCGGATACCTATTCGGGCGATATGCGCCTGGCCGCCGCAGCCTGCCCGCTTTCCTCTCGGCCGTGCATGTGGTGACCATGGCCCATGCCCTCGGCTTTCGGGCCGCCAAGGGTGCCCGAAGCGACGTGCGCGTGGGCTCGACCTTTGCCCTGGCCCCCTGCGAACCGGCGACCAACACGCCGGACGACCGGTGGGCAGCAAGCTACGCGGACGCCCTCTTCAACCACCTCTTCCTCCAGCCCCTCCTCAACGGCCAGTACCCACGCGCCTTTCTCGAGAGCATCCCCGCTGCCGCATTGCACGCCAGATCAGGCGATGA